A stretch of DNA from Deltaproteobacteria bacterium:
GAAGGGATCGTTCAGTTCTGTGAAGCCGTTGGCCAGCTCGACGCCAGAAACATATACCTCGCATCGTTCTGCAAAGGCTGGCTCTCCTGGCTTTGTGGCGGCAAGCGCCGACATATGCGCCGGGTAGTCGTAGAGTATCTCGGGTTTGTCCAGCCCTAAATTTGGCTCGATTTTGCTGAGAAACAGCTGGAAAAAAAGATCATCAAAGCCTGCCTGTTCAGTGGCATCCTGACTCAGGAAGCGGCTGGATTGCCGGCGAAAATAGGGCAGATCTTTCAGGGCTCGGCCCAGGTCAATGCTGCAGTGGCGAAGGAAGAGCTCTTTGAGACTCGTCCTGGGCCAGGGAGGAGTCCAATCTATGCGCCGGCCTCGAAAACGGTCAGCAGCAGAGCACCGCAGGCTTTTCTCGAGGAAATATGCCAGCTCTTCCACATCCCTCATAATCGCCTCATAGTCCACATAGGTGCGATACCACTCGATCATGGTGAATTCACACTGGTGCAGCGGCCCGCTCTCACCCCCGTTGCGAAAGCAGCGGCAGATTTCATAGATGCGATCCATGCCGGCGCAGAGCGCTTTTTTCAGCGAAAATTCTGGTGAAGTGGGAAGATAGCATCTTTTCCTGCCGCCTTTCCTGTCCAGATAATGGGTCTCAAAGCCCTTGAGGTGTACTTCTATTCCCGGTGAGGCAACCAGGCGAGGGGTCTGCCATTCCACAAACCCACGGGAAGCAAAAAAGCGGCGCACTAGGGCCAGGGCTTTCGACTTGCACAGCAAGAGGT
This window harbors:
- the genX gene encoding EF-P lysine aminoacylase GenX, producing the protein LLLCKSKALALVRRFFASRGFVEWQTPRLVASPGIEVHLKGFETHYLDRKGGRKRCYLPTSPEFSLKKALCAGMDRIYEICRCFRNGGESGPLHQCEFTMIEWYRTYVDYEAIMRDVEELAYFLEKSLRCSAADRFRGRRIDWTPPWPRTSLKELFLRHCSIDLGRALKDLPYFRRQSSRFLSQDATEQAGFDDLFFQLFLSKIEPNLGLDKPEILYDYPAHMSALAATKPGEPAFAERCEVYVSGVELANGFTELNDPFEQRARFEAALREKRALGYPEVPVDQQFLQELEYGMPPAAGIALGLERLLMAIAGVEDIAMLFFLPHQWEQEDEQLLWPMQQEAE